One Palaemon carinicauda isolate YSFRI2023 chromosome 4, ASM3689809v2, whole genome shotgun sequence DNA segment encodes these proteins:
- the LOC137639828 gene encoding uncharacterized protein encodes MYNAVRLKELEQHTHRFVWRDADYSRPPNHHVLTAEGFGDRPSGVIAITALKKTASIKENEFPEIKNIIDRNTYVDDIIFSCEDVNKAKKLMGNMNLVLNEGGFKIKHWIMSNNETLDNELKLLYAGEEKVLGLHWIPRKDIFFFKIKVDFNRSKKRIFENGIDINTSNRIIPKDLTKRMVLSQVSTIYDPLGLIIPFTLNAKVLMRELITISRSEGNRCDWDNPMSDEMREKWSKFFIDMRELEFLSYARCVKPLDAKGDPMLVIFSDGSSVAYGACAYVRWGLEGDSYVSQLILAKNRIAPTKKLTIPRLELCGAVLSCRLRDIIVKQSDWKFKSIVHIVDSSIVRAQIQKESYGFNTFVANRVAEIQSRTDPTEWWWVNSKNNPADFTTRPCPPNVLHENSMWQKGPAFMSRPFDTWPISQSCNDEVPDKVGIVLTCRQKSFDEEKTSVINMSRFSSYTKLLRVTARVIAAFKVKSLKAIACLPTPELVHEAEMYLIQIEQSKLQSDWRKAYRRLGPSIDNGIIFVGERIANWLKENWNQDRFILMPSNSRLIKLYIQHLDNSDHSGDETTLAKLQCKYWVISARRLIKVIKNKCIACKRISAETVAQKMGQVAQERLRPTPPFYHTSLDLFGPITIRDTVKRRTYGKAYGVIFNCLVSRAVYVDLAESYDTKGFLTVFQRFITIRGYPKTIHSDLGSQLVAACKELRLDKSKLQKYGASGGTTWIFNKSADAPWQNGCSEALIKSVKRAVLIAIGDSKLTFGEMQTVLFEVADLLNSRPIGIKPGSDCELGSYLCPNDLILGRASSKIQADMKFGDKKYKDRLEFMQRIVDCFWKKWQRDYFPTLMVRQKWHVDKRNVKPGDIVLV; translated from the coding sequence ATGTATAATGCAGTAAGATTGAAAGAATTAGAGCAGCACACCCACAGGTTCGTATGGCGAGATGCAGATTATAGTAGACCCCCGAACCACCATGTACTTACAGCTGAGGGTTTTGGAGACCGACCTAGCGGTGTCATTGCTATAACAGCTCTTAAGAAAACTGCTTCAATTAAGGAGAATGAATTTCCGGAGATCAAGAACATTATAGATAGGAatacatatgtagatgatattatTTTTAGTTGTGAAGATGTAAATAAAGCTAAAAAGCTTATGGGTAATATGAATTTGGTGCTAAATGAGGGTGGTTTCAAAATCAAACATTGGATTATGTCTAACAATGAAACTTTAGACAATGAATTAAAATTGTTATATGCTGGTGAGGAAAAGGTTCTTGGTTTACACTGGATTCCTAgaaaagatatattcttcttcaagaTTAAGGTGGACTTTAATAGATCCAAGAAAAGAATTTTCGAAAATGGAATAGACATAAATACATCCAATCGGATAATACCTAAAGACTTAACAAAGAGAATGGTACTTAGTCAAGTATCTACGATTTATGACCCTTTAGGACTTATCATCCCCTTCACTTTGAATGCAAAAGTCTTAATGAGAGAGCTAATCACAATTAGTCGCTCGGAAGGCAATAGATGTGACTGGGACAATCCCATGTCTGACGAAATGAGAGAGAAGTGGagtaaattttttattgatatgcGAGAGTTGGAGTTTTTGTCATATGCGAGATGTGTAAAACCCCTAGATGCAAAAGGGGATCCAATGCTAGTTATATTTTCAGACGGCAGTTCAGTTGCATATGGTGCATGTGCTTATGTAAGGTGGGGCCTAGAAGGGGATTCTTATGTATCGCAATTGATCCTTGCTAAGAACAGAATTGCTCCCACCAAAAAATTGACAATACCTAGATTAGAGTTATGTGGTGCCGTACTGTCATGTAGATTAAGAGATATAATTGTGAAACAAAGTGATTGGAAATTCAAATCTATTGTACATATTGTTGACTCATCAATTGTAAGAGCACAGATTCAGAAAGAATCTTATGGATTTAATACCTTTGTAGCCAACAGGGTGGCAGAAATTCAGTCTAGAACAGACCCTACTGAATGGTGGTGGGTTAATAGTAAGAACAATCCAGCAGATTTTACCACTAGACCATGTCCTCCTAACGTCTTGCATGAAAATTCTATGTGGCAAAAGGGACCAGCCTTTATGTCGCGCCCATTTGATACTTGGCCTATAAGTCAGTCTTGCAACGATGAAGTTCCTGATAAGGTTGGTATTGTTTTGACTTGTAGACAGAAAAGCTTTGATGAAGAAAAGACTAGTGTGATTAATATGAGTCGGTTTAGCAGTTACACAAAATTACTGAGAGTTACTGCAAGAGTTATTGCAGCATTTAAAGTTAAGTCATTAAAGGCTATAGCATGCTTGCCAACTCCTGAATTAGTGCATGAAGCAGAAATGTATTTGATACAGATAGAACAAAGCAAGTTACAATCTGATTGGAGGAAGGCCTACCGTCGTTTAGGTCCAAGTATAGACAACGGTATCATATTCGTAGGTGAGAGAATTGCAAATTGGTTAAAGGAAAATTGGAACCAAGACAGATTTATTTTGATGCCGTCAAATAGTCGTCTTATTAAGTTATATATTCAGCACTTGGATAATAGTGACCACAGCGGAGACGAAACTACTTTAGCTAAATTACAATGTAAGTACTGGGTTATTAGTGCCAGAAGACTAATAAAGGTTATTAAGAATAAATGTATCGCATGTAAAAGAATAAGTGCTGAAACTGTTGCTCAGAAGATGGGTCAAGTTGCCCAGGAAAGATTACGTCCTACTCCTCCTTTCTACCATACTTCATTAGACTTATTTGGCCCAATTACTATTAGAGATACGGTAAAACGTAGAACATATGGAAAAGCTTATGGAGTAATATTCAATTGCCTTGTTTCACGAGCAGTATATGTAGATTTGGCAGAAAGTTATGACACAAAAGGTTTCTTGACAGTTTTCCAGAGATTTATAACAATTAGAGGATATCCTAAGACCATACATTCTGATTTGGGAAGTCAATTAGTTGCTGCTTGCAAGGAACTCAGGTTAGACAAGTCAAAGCTTCAAAAATATGGTGCTAGCGGGGGTACTACTTGGATTTTCAATAAGTCTGCTGACGCTCCTTGGCAGAATGGATGTAGTGAAGCACTAATAAAATCTGTTAAACGTGCTGTACTCATTGCTATTGGAGATAGTAAACTGACATTCGGAGAAATGCAAACAGTGCTTTTTGAAGTAGCTGATTTATTGAATTCCAGACCGATTGGTATCAAACCTGGCAGTGACTGTGAACTTGGATCATATTTATGTCCTAATGACCTGATATTAGGCCGAGCAAGTAGTAAAATTCAAGCAGATATGAAATTTGGAGATAAAAAATATAAGGATAGGTTGGAATTCATGCAACGTATCGTAGACTGTTTTTGGAAAAAGTGGCAGAGAGACTACTTTCCAACTTTAATGGTAAGGCAAAAATGGCATGTGGACAAAAGGAATGTTAAACCTGGTGATATCGTATTAGTATAA
- the LOC137639829 gene encoding uncharacterized protein: protein MISKLYSNGTPLNTLWDPGSDITLITFATAYKLGLKGRDIELTITKVGRKVELIKSKEYVIKVTDLEGKLWYITAYGIEEITSEACKVDLTNIVLLFDDIRLSDVERPFGEIELLVGSDWCTLMPQVKQSVGNLQLMQNMFGYYIRGSHPSIKFESSNNSFNVKVNQISSVVKVEEINVNNNEFLRMDLDKFFNIESLGTYCIPKCGACKCGSCTLGDKSYTIREEKELDMISKGLEYNCEEKYWTVKYPWIRDPNELPNNVAVAIARMRSTEKRLTKIGYEYTQLYNDQIKDMLSRGVARKLSWKEMSEYDGPIHYIHHHEVLKESSTSTPVRIVFNSSADYKGHRLNDY, encoded by the coding sequence ATGATTAGTAAATTATACAGCAATGGCACACCTTTGAATACGTTGTGGGACCCTGGAAGTGATATAACACTAATAACATTTGCTACTGCTTATAAACTAGGTTTGAAGGGTAGAGACATTGAATTAACTATCACTAAGGTAGGAAGAAAGGTAGAACTTATAAAGAGTAAAGAATATGTAATCAAAGTGACTGATCTTGAGGGTAAACTCTGGTATATCACGGCTTACGGCATAGAAGAGATAACATCTGAGGCATGTAAGGTAGACCTGACAAATATCGTTCTTTTGTTTGATGATATCCGTCTTTCTGATGTGGAACGTCCATTTGGTGAAATAGAGTTGTTAGTAGGATCCGATTGGTGTACACTTATGCCACAAGTCAAACAGTCTGTTGGGAATTTACAATTGATGCAAAACATGTTCGGATATTACATAAGAGGCTCCCATCCATCGATTAAGTTTGAATCTTCGAACAATAGTTTCAATGTCAAAGTTAATCAAATTTCTAGTGTGGTTAAAGTAGAGgaaattaatgttaacaataatgaaTTTTTAAGGATGGATTTAGATAAATTTTTCAACATTGAAAGCTTGGGCACATACTGTATACCGAAATGTGGAGCATGCAAATGTGGATCATGTACATTAGGTGATAAAAGTTATACAATTAGAGAAGAAAAGGAGTTAGACATGATTTCAAAGGGCTTAGAATATAACTGTGAGGAAAAATATTGGACTGTTAAATATCCCTGGATTAGGGACCCTAATGAATTGCCTAATAATGTGGCAGTAGCTATTGCAAGAATGAGATCAACAGAGAAGCGATTAACTAAGATAGGTTATGAATATACACAACTGTATAATGATCAAATAAAAGACATGTTGAGTAGAGGCGTTGCAAGAAAATTATCTTGGAAGGAAATGAGTGAATATGATGGGCCTATACACTATATTCACCATCACGAAGTATTAAAAGAAAGTTCAACCTCAACCCCAGTCAGAATAGTGTTCAATTCTTCAGCAGATTACAAGGGCCACAGACTTAATGATTATTGA